Proteins from a single region of Stigmatella erecta:
- a CDS encoding DUF5953 family protein, protein MTATASSLILNVYAPALGGNTSRAIAVVRGMEHALPGLRMEWTISDEGQRIPLADRDAWIARGRPEGGGFPLLCNGDDHFRVTLSGWEVPAGNSPDGKPLLHIHAKLPLDETVIAVAADVLERVAESTHALWGHATPQRAAREIAEQTSRPLKGPHRPPRGLPVLKKSEHIRSPEIPHRLGWMNHWSAATAERIGFPDPVRDVDLLSRTRRTPTGGWVVWLTDAPLDLDNPTHLDVLLRTYERFPEIGGRTAP, encoded by the coding sequence ATGACGGCCACAGCCAGTTCCTTGATCCTCAACGTCTATGCACCTGCGCTCGGGGGTAACACCAGCCGTGCAATCGCTGTAGTCCGTGGAATGGAACATGCGCTTCCAGGTCTGCGCATGGAGTGGACAATTTCTGATGAGGGTCAGCGCATTCCCCTCGCGGATCGCGATGCATGGATTGCCCGAGGCAGGCCCGAGGGAGGGGGATTTCCGCTCCTTTGCAACGGAGATGACCACTTCCGGGTGACCCTCTCCGGATGGGAGGTTCCAGCGGGCAATTCGCCGGACGGAAAGCCGTTGCTCCACATCCATGCGAAGCTTCCCTTGGACGAGACCGTTATCGCTGTGGCAGCCGATGTGCTGGAACGAGTCGCAGAGAGCACGCACGCACTGTGGGGGCATGCGACACCACAACGCGCAGCAAGAGAGATAGCAGAGCAAACGAGCCGCCCATTGAAGGGCCCTCACCGTCCGCCTCGGGGACTTCCCGTACTCAAAAAATCGGAGCACATCCGGTCCCCGGAAATTCCGCATCGATTGGGGTGGATGAATCACTGGTCGGCCGCTACCGCAGAGCGCATCGGCTTCCCGGATCCGGTCCGCGACGTGGACTTACTCTCGCGAACGCGGCGTACCCCAACGGGAGGGTGGGTTGTCTGGCTCACGGATGCGCCGCTTGACCTCGACAATCCCACTCATCTTGACGTGCTCCTGCGTACTTATGAGCGATTCCCAGAGATTGGCGGGCGCACAGCGCCCTAA